The following proteins are encoded in a genomic region of Candidatus Methanoperedens sp.:
- a CDS encoding DUF4386 domain-containing protein yields the protein MSSERKTAIIVGVLYIIGTIAGILSKIVSWGFLDTPDYLNTIASNASRAQLTAFLILVMGFSLAMMPAVMFPILRRKNEALAVGYVIFRGGLETFTYIASAICWLSLVVVARQYVDSGAVTATQFASHGILLVKTIGIFDGILSIVFSLGLLMFYSALYQARLIPRWISGWGLIGVILYFASGLLMMPGLITSTTNDVLQLPIFLQEMFLAVWLIVKGFDPSAIASLSAKTDTNEVK from the coding sequence ATGAGTTCAGAAAGAAAAACAGCGATAATCGTGGGAGTGTTATATATCATTGGAACGATTGCTGGTATACTAAGTAAAATCGTCTCGTGGGGGTTTCTGGACACTCCGGATTACCTCAACACAATAGCCTCAAATGCAAGTCGAGCCCAGTTAACAGCTTTTCTTATTTTGGTCATGGGATTTTCACTCGCCATGATGCCGGCGGTGATGTTTCCGATCCTCAGGAGAAAGAACGAGGCTTTAGCTGTCGGGTATGTCATCTTCAGAGGGGGGCTGGAGACATTCACATATATTGCATCGGCGATTTGCTGGCTTTCCCTGGTCGTAGTGGCCCGACAATATGTAGACTCCGGGGCTGTAACCGCGACCCAGTTTGCCAGTCATGGGATTCTGTTGGTCAAAACAATTGGTATATTCGACGGGATCCTGAGCATCGTCTTTAGCCTCGGCCTCCTGATGTTCTACTCGGCGCTGTACCAAGCGAGACTCATTCCGCGATGGATATCCGGTTGGGGTCTTATTGGAGTCATATTGTATTTTGCGTCTGGCCTATTGATGATGCCCGGACTTATCACGTCGACGACCAATGACGTTTTACAGCTCCCCATATTTTTGCAGGAAATGTTTTTGGCAGTATGGCTGATCGTGAAAGGGTTCGATCCATCGGCAATCGCTTCTCTGTCTGCAAAAACCGATACAAACGAGGTAAAATAA